One stretch of Amycolatopsis sp. NBC_00345 DNA includes these proteins:
- a CDS encoding amidase, giving the protein MGRRPVFRVLSALVAALGVAAMTAPPASSASGFDLDSADIPALQARMASGRLTAVGLTRAYLDRIRAVDPRVNAVLALNPAALAQAAASDVRHRTGRVRGPLDGIPVLVKDNVDTRDQPTTAGSRALRSRPAADATLITRLRDGGAVILGKANLSEWANFRAAKPTSGWSGVGGQTHNPYVLDHNPCGSSAGSAAGVAASLAQVAIGSETDGSIVCPAGMTATVGHKPSLGLVSRTGVVPISAEQDTAGPIARNVVDVALTLSVLQGRDPSDPATALYPPTQPTDYAKLLRPGSLRGARIGLWRLPVLGPDTDAVMSRAKDSLVKAGAQVVEVTLPYQDRLGELEFLALLTEFHRDIDAYLAKRPSGPRNLADLIAYNRADPLEQTCFAGQELFEQALAAPGPDDPGYRAGRAELSDLARRSLDETLAKYHLDAIASPTNPPAWKTDCATGDDDVIPSSTPAAVAGYPDVTVPAGFVGPLPVGISFMGARWSDGRMLALAADFERVAPARVPPSYLPELPPAPVSGP; this is encoded by the coding sequence ATGGGGCGGCGGCCGGTGTTCCGAGTTCTCTCAGCACTGGTCGCCGCACTCGGCGTCGCCGCGATGACGGCGCCACCGGCTTCGTCGGCGAGCGGGTTCGACCTCGACTCCGCCGACATCCCCGCGCTGCAGGCACGGATGGCGTCCGGCCGGCTCACCGCGGTGGGCCTGACCAGGGCGTACCTCGACCGGATCCGGGCCGTGGACCCGCGGGTGAACGCGGTCCTGGCGCTCAACCCGGCGGCGCTCGCGCAGGCCGCCGCGAGCGACGTCCGGCACCGCACCGGCCGGGTCCGCGGGCCGCTCGACGGCATCCCGGTGCTGGTCAAGGACAACGTCGACACCCGCGACCAGCCGACGACGGCCGGTTCGCGCGCGCTCCGCAGCCGCCCAGCGGCCGACGCCACGCTGATCACCCGCTTGCGTGACGGCGGCGCGGTGATCCTCGGCAAGGCGAACCTGTCCGAGTGGGCGAACTTCCGCGCCGCGAAGCCGACTTCCGGCTGGTCGGGCGTCGGCGGCCAGACTCACAACCCGTACGTGCTGGACCACAACCCGTGCGGGTCGTCCGCCGGATCCGCGGCCGGCGTCGCCGCGTCGCTCGCGCAGGTCGCGATCGGCAGCGAGACGGACGGCTCGATCGTCTGCCCGGCCGGGATGACGGCGACGGTCGGGCACAAGCCGAGCCTCGGGCTGGTCAGCCGCACCGGGGTGGTGCCGATCTCCGCCGAGCAGGACACGGCGGGACCCATCGCGCGCAACGTCGTCGACGTCGCGTTGACGCTTTCGGTCCTGCAGGGCCGCGACCCCTCCGATCCCGCGACAGCGCTGTACCCGCCGACGCAGCCCACGGACTACGCGAAGCTGCTTCGCCCGGGCTCGCTGCGCGGCGCGCGAATCGGCCTCTGGCGTCTCCCGGTGCTGGGCCCGGACACCGACGCGGTCATGTCACGGGCGAAGGATTCGCTGGTCAAAGCCGGTGCGCAGGTCGTCGAGGTGACCCTGCCGTACCAGGACCGGCTGGGCGAGCTGGAGTTCCTGGCGCTGCTCACGGAGTTCCACCGCGACATCGACGCCTACCTGGCGAAGCGCCCTTCGGGACCGCGGAACCTGGCCGATCTGATCGCGTACAACCGCGCCGACCCGCTCGAGCAGACCTGTTTCGCCGGCCAGGAGCTGTTCGAGCAGGCGCTGGCCGCGCCGGGCCCGGACGACCCGGGGTACCGCGCGGGCCGGGCGGAGCTGTCGGACCTCGCGCGCCGCTCTCTCGACGAGACACTGGCGAAGTACCACCTCGACGCCATCGCGTCGCCGACGAACCCGCCCGCGTGGAAGACCGACTGCGCCACGGGTGACGACGACGTGATCCCGTCCTCGACCCCGGCGGCGGTCGCGGGCTACCCGGACGTCACCGTGCCGGCCGGGTTCGTCGGACCGCTGCCGGTCGGGATCTCGTTCATGGGCGCCCGGTGGTCCGACGGCCGGATGCTGGCGCTCGCGGCCGACTTCGAACGCGTCGCGCCGGCCCGCGTGCCGCCGAGCTACCTGCCTGAGCTGCCGCCGGCTCCCGTTTCTGGGCCCTGA
- a CDS encoding type 1 glutamine amidotransferase — protein sequence MTRLLIIQPDVSDPLSRLGDWLTEAGAELDVRLPPGQELPTSLDGYAGVVCLGGAMGALDDAQHPWLADVRKLLSAAAAAALPTLGICLGAQLLVTATGGQVAVGEDGPEVGPALVSKKDAAWTDPLFAGLPLMPDVMQFHNDVIKRLPAGAELLASAPRYQNQAFRMNRCVYGVQFHIETTPDIVLAWAESEPEMAELTRPGALEPEKLTAVHADIEETWRPFASRFVQLAAGELDAAAKSQHRLPMA from the coding sequence GTGACTCGTCTGCTGATCATCCAACCTGACGTCAGCGATCCGCTCAGCCGGCTCGGCGACTGGCTCACCGAGGCCGGCGCCGAGCTGGACGTCCGGCTTCCGCCGGGGCAAGAGCTGCCCACGAGCCTCGACGGCTACGCGGGCGTCGTCTGCCTTGGGGGCGCCATGGGCGCGCTCGACGACGCACAGCACCCCTGGCTCGCCGACGTGCGGAAGCTCCTCAGCGCCGCCGCGGCGGCCGCGTTGCCGACGCTCGGGATCTGCCTCGGCGCGCAGCTGCTGGTGACGGCGACCGGGGGGCAGGTCGCCGTCGGGGAGGACGGGCCGGAGGTCGGGCCCGCGCTGGTGTCCAAGAAGGACGCCGCCTGGACCGACCCGCTGTTCGCCGGCCTTCCGCTGATGCCGGACGTCATGCAGTTCCACAACGACGTGATCAAGCGCCTGCCGGCGGGCGCGGAGCTGCTCGCGTCGGCGCCGCGGTACCAGAACCAGGCGTTCCGGATGAACCGGTGTGTCTACGGGGTCCAGTTCCACATCGAGACCACGCCGGACATCGTGCTCGCGTGGGCCGAATCGGAACCGGAAATGGCGGAACTCACCCGTCCGGGCGCACTGGAGCCGGAGAAGTTGACCGCCGTGCACGCGGACATCGAGGAGACCTGGCGCCCGTTCGCGTCACGGTTCGTCCAGTTGGCCGCGGGAGAGCTGGACGCCGCGGCGAAGAGTCAACACCGGTTACCGATGGCTTGA
- a CDS encoding inorganic phosphate transporter: MDPSLLVVVVIVTALVFDFTNGFHDTANSMATSIATGALKPRVAVAISAVLNLVGAFLSVEVAKTISSGLVDDTKIGPEIVFGGLIGAIAWNLFTWYVGLPSSSSHALFGGLIGATWVSAGADSVHFAKIVDKVLVPAAASPVIAGLVAAGVTYLVYRLFVRRRGSRGFRVGQIVSASLVSLAHGTNDAQKTMGVITLTLVTAGSLPAGSAPPVWVIVSAASALALGTYLGGWRITHTLGKGLTDIEGPQGFAAQTSSAAVILLSSHFGFPLSTTHVCSGGIVGSGVGRREAPVRWRMAGRMVVAWLFTLPAAAVVGAAAGKLASFGAVGTIGVGAAGIAFGAGIYLLSRRKPVTAHSFQVPEPSAPGSEPDRLAA; encoded by the coding sequence GTGGACCCCTCGTTGCTGGTTGTCGTCGTGATCGTCACGGCGCTGGTTTTCGATTTCACGAACGGCTTCCACGACACAGCGAACTCGATGGCCACGTCCATCGCCACGGGGGCGCTCAAGCCCAGAGTCGCGGTGGCGATCTCAGCGGTGCTGAACCTCGTCGGCGCGTTCCTCTCCGTCGAGGTGGCGAAGACGATCTCCAGCGGGCTGGTCGACGACACCAAGATCGGCCCCGAGATCGTCTTCGGCGGCCTGATCGGCGCGATCGCGTGGAACCTGTTCACCTGGTACGTCGGGCTCCCGTCCAGCTCGTCGCACGCGCTGTTCGGCGGCCTGATCGGCGCCACCTGGGTTTCGGCGGGCGCCGACTCCGTCCACTTCGCCAAGATCGTGGACAAGGTGCTGGTGCCCGCGGCGGCGTCGCCGGTGATCGCCGGGCTCGTGGCCGCCGGCGTGACCTACCTCGTCTACCGGCTGTTCGTGCGACGGCGGGGCAGCCGCGGCTTCCGCGTCGGCCAGATCGTCTCGGCGTCGCTGGTTTCGCTGGCGCACGGCACCAACGACGCGCAGAAGACCATGGGCGTGATCACGCTGACGCTGGTGACCGCGGGCAGCCTCCCGGCTGGCTCGGCGCCGCCGGTGTGGGTGATCGTCAGCGCCGCGTCCGCGCTCGCCCTCGGCACGTACCTCGGCGGCTGGCGGATCACGCACACCCTCGGCAAGGGCCTGACCGACATCGAAGGCCCGCAGGGCTTCGCGGCGCAGACGAGCAGCGCGGCGGTGATCCTACTGTCCTCGCACTTCGGCTTCCCGCTGTCGACCACCCACGTGTGCTCCGGCGGGATCGTCGGCTCCGGCGTCGGCAGGCGTGAGGCACCGGTGCGCTGGCGGATGGCGGGCCGGATGGTCGTCGCCTGGCTCTTCACGCTGCCTGCGGCGGCCGTCGTCGGCGCGGCGGCCGGGAAGCTCGCATCCTTCGGCGCGGTGGGGACGATCGGCGTCGGTGCGGCGGGCATCGCCTTCGGCGCCGGCATTTATCTGCTTTCGCGGCGCAAGCCCGTCACGGCGCACAGCTTCCAGGTCCCGGAGCCGTCCGCCCCCGGCTCGGAGCCGGACCGGCTCGCTGCCTGA
- a CDS encoding bifunctional [glutamine synthetase] adenylyltransferase/[glutamine synthetase]-adenylyl-L-tyrosine phosphorylase: MAERARTAASAARYGFTDTRADGQLRAAGWWDAAGPVDGVADVLAALSRAADPDLALRGLDRIREADEDAWPELDRTLRDNRTFRGRLLAVLGTSTALSDFLAAHPGEWRCLVDNRCTVPDRFTERLLDRLRDDNGSYVTGFAAEQALRAAYRGLLLGIAAIDLGHVVEPGLDHPPFKVIASQLTVLAEAALTAGLVVAETEVGATTEGSLAVIAMGKTGGRELNYVSDVDVIFVGTGDLAVATRLASTMMRVVGRACFEVDAALRPEGKSGALVRTLEGHTAYYQKWAKTWEFQALLKARPVAGDAELGRQYAEMVAPMVWSAADRDNFVTEVQQMRRRVERHLPEEHRERELKLGRGGLRDVEFAVQLLQLVHGRIDPELHSPSTLEALGALGDGGYVGRKDAAEMAESYEFLRTIEHRLQLRQLRRTHLFPEFTDTVELRVLARACDIRAVRGRSQGETLLAEFRRHAQGVRRLHQKLFYRPLLQSVANVPTEALLLTTQQAASRLAALGYAAPEGALQHIKALTTGVSRRAAIQQALLPVLLDLLADTPDPDGGLLSYRKVSEALEDTPWYLRVLRDEGTVVERLAFLLGTSRLVPDLLVRAPEVLQLLGDPARLTGRDPADVAKSLRATVRRQPGINAAVVAARSLRRHELLRVASADLLGLLEVPAVCAALSSVWVAVLQGVLAAAYRQRQAELGQTPAAVAVIAMGRLGGAELGYGSDADVLFVCEPAEGVSDADAVRFASSVAETVRKMLGAPSSDPALVVDADLRPEGRSGPLVRTLESYRAYYARWGEVWEAQALLRARFVAGDDDLGERFIRMIDPFRYPEGGLDATNAREIRRIKARVETERMPRGADPTRHTKLGRGGLADVEWTVQLLQLQHAHEVPGLRTTSTLDGLTALADAGLAPAESVESLREAWLLATRVRNAGMLVRGKAVDQVPSSGRDLAAVARVFGYSPDDDPGEFLDHYRRVTRHAHAVVEELFYDN, translated from the coding sequence ATGGCAGAGCGCGCGCGGACGGCCGCATCGGCGGCCAGGTACGGCTTCACCGACACCCGGGCCGACGGGCAGTTGCGTGCGGCGGGCTGGTGGGACGCCGCCGGTCCGGTCGACGGCGTCGCCGACGTCCTGGCCGCGCTTTCGCGCGCCGCCGATCCGGACCTCGCGCTCCGCGGCCTCGACCGTATCCGCGAGGCCGACGAGGACGCTTGGCCCGAACTCGACCGCACGCTGCGGGACAACCGCACGTTCCGCGGCAGGCTGCTCGCGGTCCTCGGCACGTCGACCGCGCTGTCCGACTTCCTCGCGGCGCACCCCGGCGAGTGGCGCTGCCTCGTCGACAACCGGTGCACCGTGCCGGATCGGTTCACCGAGCGGCTGCTGGACCGATTGCGCGACGACAACGGTTCGTACGTCACCGGTTTCGCCGCCGAGCAGGCGCTGCGCGCGGCGTACCGCGGGCTGCTGCTGGGCATTGCCGCCATCGACCTCGGGCACGTGGTGGAGCCCGGGCTCGACCACCCGCCGTTCAAAGTCATCGCCAGCCAGCTGACGGTGCTCGCCGAGGCCGCGCTGACCGCGGGCCTCGTGGTGGCCGAGACGGAGGTCGGCGCCACGACCGAGGGCTCGCTCGCGGTGATCGCGATGGGCAAGACCGGCGGCCGCGAGCTGAACTACGTCAGCGACGTCGACGTGATCTTCGTCGGCACGGGCGACCTCGCCGTGGCGACCCGGCTGGCCAGCACGATGATGCGCGTGGTCGGCCGGGCCTGCTTCGAGGTCGACGCGGCGCTGCGTCCCGAGGGCAAGAGCGGCGCGCTCGTCCGCACGCTCGAGGGACACACCGCGTACTACCAGAAGTGGGCGAAGACCTGGGAGTTCCAGGCCCTGCTGAAGGCGCGCCCGGTGGCCGGCGACGCCGAGCTGGGACGGCAGTACGCCGAGATGGTCGCGCCGATGGTCTGGTCGGCGGCCGACCGCGACAACTTCGTCACCGAGGTCCAGCAGATGCGCCGGCGCGTGGAGCGCCACCTGCCGGAGGAGCACCGCGAGCGCGAGCTGAAGCTGGGCCGCGGCGGGCTGCGCGACGTCGAGTTCGCCGTGCAGCTGTTGCAGCTCGTACACGGCCGCATCGATCCCGAGCTGCACTCACCGTCCACTTTGGAGGCTCTGGGTGCGCTCGGCGACGGCGGTTACGTCGGCCGCAAGGACGCCGCCGAAATGGCGGAATCGTACGAATTCCTGCGCACCATCGAGCACCGGCTGCAGTTGCGCCAGCTGCGGCGGACGCACCTGTTCCCGGAGTTCACCGACACCGTTGAACTGCGGGTTCTCGCGCGCGCCTGCGACATCCGCGCGGTGCGGGGGCGCAGCCAGGGCGAGACCCTGCTGGCGGAGTTCCGCCGGCACGCGCAGGGAGTCCGGCGGCTGCACCAGAAACTGTTCTACCGGCCGCTGCTGCAGTCCGTGGCGAACGTGCCGACGGAGGCGCTCCTGTTGACCACCCAGCAGGCCGCCAGCCGGCTCGCCGCCCTCGGGTACGCGGCGCCGGAGGGCGCGCTGCAGCACATCAAGGCCCTGACCACCGGCGTTTCCCGGCGCGCGGCCATCCAGCAGGCGCTGCTGCCGGTGCTGCTCGACTTGCTGGCCGACACCCCGGATCCCGACGGCGGGCTGCTGTCGTACCGCAAGGTGTCGGAGGCGCTGGAGGACACGCCGTGGTACCTGCGGGTGCTGCGGGACGAGGGCACCGTGGTCGAGCGGCTGGCGTTCCTGCTCGGCACGTCGCGGCTGGTGCCGGACCTGCTGGTACGCGCGCCGGAGGTGCTGCAGCTGCTCGGCGACCCGGCGCGGCTGACCGGCCGCGACCCCGCGGACGTCGCGAAGTCGCTGCGCGCGACCGTCCGCCGTCAGCCTGGCATCAACGCGGCGGTGGTCGCGGCGCGTTCGCTGCGCCGGCACGAGTTGTTGCGCGTCGCCAGCGCGGACCTGTTGGGGCTGCTCGAAGTCCCGGCGGTGTGCGCGGCGCTGTCGAGTGTGTGGGTCGCCGTGCTCCAGGGCGTGCTGGCCGCCGCGTACCGGCAGCGGCAGGCGGAGCTGGGGCAGACGCCGGCGGCCGTCGCCGTCATCGCCATGGGCCGCCTCGGCGGCGCGGAACTGGGGTACGGCTCGGACGCCGACGTGCTGTTCGTCTGCGAGCCCGCCGAGGGTGTTTCGGACGCCGACGCCGTGCGGTTCGCGTCCTCGGTGGCCGAGACCGTGCGGAAGATGCTGGGCGCGCCGAGCTCGGACCCGGCGCTGGTCGTCGACGCGGACCTGCGGCCGGAGGGACGCAGTGGTCCCCTCGTGCGCACGCTCGAGTCGTACCGCGCCTACTACGCGCGCTGGGGCGAGGTGTGGGAGGCGCAGGCGTTGCTGCGGGCCCGTTTCGTGGCCGGCGACGACGATCTCGGCGAGCGGTTCATCCGGATGATCGACCCGTTCCGCTACCCCGAGGGCGGCCTGGACGCGACGAACGCCCGGGAGATCCGGCGTATCAAGGCGCGGGTGGAGACCGAGCGGATGCCGCGCGGCGCCGACCCGACGCGCCACACGAAGCTCGGCCGCGGCGGGCTGGCGGACGTCGAGTGGACCGTCCAGCTGTTGCAGCTGCAGCACGCGCACGAGGTGCCGGGCCTGCGGACGACGTCCACGCTCGACGGCCTCACCGCACTGGCCGACGCGGGACTGGCGCCGGCGGAGTCGGTCGAGTCGCTGCGGGAAGCGTGGCTGCTGGCGACGCGCGTGCGCAACGCCGGGATGCTGGTGCGCGGCAAGGCCGTGGACCAGGTCCCCAGCTCGGGCCGCGACCTGGCCGCCGTGGCGCGGGTGTTCGGCTACTCCCCGGACGACGACCCCGGCGAGTTCCTCGACCACTACCGCCGGGTGACGCGGCACGCTCACGCCGTGGTCGAGGAACTGTTCTACGACAACTAG
- a CDS encoding acyl-CoA thioesterase, with product MTDREPFRTRLKVRQYELDALGHVNQAVYHSYGEVARLEAFEAAGNARVGEDHAAPVLLESHIVYRRELRGGDVVDVTCDTTFGEGKVFWMTSRVIKLDGTLSAEIKCTLGVMDLVRRKLVADPRGHFERAGLDLKVLSTTE from the coding sequence GTGACTGATCGCGAACCATTCCGGACCCGGCTCAAGGTGCGGCAGTACGAGCTCGACGCGCTGGGGCACGTGAACCAGGCCGTTTACCACTCCTACGGCGAAGTCGCGCGGCTCGAGGCCTTCGAGGCAGCGGGCAACGCGCGGGTGGGCGAGGACCACGCGGCCCCGGTCCTGCTCGAGTCCCACATCGTCTACCGCCGCGAACTCCGCGGCGGCGACGTCGTCGACGTCACCTGCGACACGACCTTCGGCGAGGGCAAGGTCTTCTGGATGACCTCGCGCGTCATCAAGCTGGACGGCACGCTGTCGGCCGAGATCAAGTGCACGCTGGGCGTGATGGACCTCGTGCGGCGCAAGCTCGTGGCCGACCCGCGAGGGCATTTCGAACGCGCCGGGCTGGACCTGAAGGTGCTCTCGACCACGGAGTGA
- a CDS encoding class I SAM-dependent DNA methyltransferase, translating to MESWLADTRTSYDTVAASYAEQLRGALADLPYLRAMLALFAELVPDGGPVADVGCGPGLITADLRALGIDAFGIDLSPAMIDIARREQPGVRFEVGSMTDLPLADESVAGLLAWWSLIHVPDDVVPTVLAHFHRVLRPGGPLMVGFHVGDVTTLKTEGYGGHPMNIRVHRRRPAQVAALMRDAGFTIESEVVLNPDDRVPGAIIFARRPVQSQ from the coding sequence ATGGAGAGCTGGCTGGCCGACACCAGGACGTCCTACGACACGGTCGCGGCCAGTTACGCCGAACAGTTGCGCGGCGCGCTCGCCGACCTGCCGTACCTGCGGGCGATGCTCGCGCTGTTCGCCGAGCTGGTGCCGGACGGCGGCCCGGTCGCGGACGTCGGCTGCGGCCCCGGCCTGATCACCGCCGACCTGCGCGCACTGGGCATCGACGCCTTCGGGATCGACTTGTCGCCGGCGATGATCGACATCGCTCGGCGAGAGCAGCCCGGCGTGCGGTTCGAGGTGGGCTCGATGACGGACCTCCCCCTCGCCGACGAATCGGTCGCGGGCCTGCTCGCCTGGTGGTCGCTGATCCACGTGCCCGACGACGTGGTGCCGACGGTCCTGGCACACTTCCACCGCGTCCTGCGTCCAGGCGGCCCGCTGATGGTCGGCTTCCACGTCGGCGACGTGACTACGCTGAAGACCGAGGGCTATGGCGGTCACCCGATGAACATCCGCGTCCACCGTCGTCGTCCGGCCCAGGTCGCCGCCTTAATGCGTGATGCGGGCTTCACGATCGAATCCGAGGTCGTCCTGAACCCGGACGACCGCGTGCCCGGCGCGATCATCTTTGCCCGGCGGCCGGTTCAGTCCCAGTAG
- the glnA gene encoding type I glutamate--ammonia ligase → MPTTPDDIQRLIADENVEVVDVRFCDLPGVMQHFTVPAKAFTEEAYEEGLAFDGSSVRGFQSIHESDMLLLPDPETARIDPFRKAKTLSLNFFVHDPFTREAYSRDPRNIARKAEQYISEYGVADNVFFGPEAEFYIFDSVRFDSAEHASFHEIDSVEGWWNTGADEVGGNQGYKTKFKGGYFPVPPVDHFADLRDDIVRNLEGSGFEIERAHHEVGTAGQTEINYKFNTLLHAADDLQLFKYIVKNTVFAQGKTATFMPKPLAGDNGSGMHCHQSLWKDGLPLFHDESGYAGLSDTARHYIGGLLRHAPSLLAFTNPTVNSYHRLVPGFEAPVSLVYSQRNRSACVRIPITGNNPKAKRAEFRCPDSSGNPYLAFSAMMMAGLDGIKNKIEPPEPIDKDLYELPPEEAKNVKLVPGDLGTVLETLEADHDYLLEGGVFTPDVIDTWVSYKRENEIDPLRLRPHPYEFSLYYDV, encoded by the coding sequence GTGCCCACTACTCCAGACGATATTCAGCGCCTCATCGCCGACGAGAACGTAGAGGTCGTCGACGTCAGGTTCTGCGACCTGCCGGGCGTGATGCAGCACTTCACGGTCCCCGCGAAGGCCTTCACGGAAGAGGCCTACGAAGAGGGCCTCGCGTTCGACGGCTCCTCGGTGCGCGGCTTCCAGTCGATCCACGAGTCCGACATGCTGCTCCTGCCCGACCCCGAGACGGCTCGCATCGACCCGTTCCGCAAGGCGAAGACGCTGTCGCTGAACTTCTTCGTGCACGACCCCTTCACTCGTGAAGCCTACAGCCGCGACCCGCGCAACATCGCGCGTAAGGCCGAGCAGTACATCTCCGAGTACGGCGTCGCCGACAACGTCTTCTTCGGCCCCGAGGCCGAGTTCTACATCTTCGACTCCGTGCGCTTCGACTCGGCCGAGCACGCCTCGTTCCACGAGATCGACTCCGTCGAGGGCTGGTGGAACACCGGTGCCGACGAGGTCGGCGGCAACCAGGGTTACAAGACGAAGTTCAAGGGCGGCTACTTCCCCGTCCCTCCGGTCGACCACTTCGCCGACCTGCGCGACGACATCGTCCGTAACCTCGAGGGCTCCGGCTTCGAGATCGAGCGCGCGCACCACGAGGTGGGCACCGCCGGCCAGACCGAGATCAACTACAAGTTCAACACGCTGCTGCACGCCGCGGACGACCTGCAGTTGTTCAAGTACATCGTGAAGAACACCGTCTTCGCCCAGGGCAAGACGGCCACGTTCATGCCGAAGCCGCTCGCCGGCGACAACGGCTCGGGCATGCACTGCCACCAGTCGCTGTGGAAGGACGGCCTGCCGCTGTTCCACGACGAGTCCGGTTACGCGGGCCTGTCCGACACGGCGCGGCACTACATCGGCGGCCTGCTCCGGCACGCCCCGAGCCTGCTGGCCTTCACCAACCCGACGGTGAACTCGTACCACCGCCTGGTGCCGGGCTTCGAGGCGCCGGTCTCGCTGGTGTACTCGCAGCGCAACCGCTCCGCGTGCGTCCGCATCCCGATCACGGGCAACAACCCGAAGGCCAAGCGCGCCGAGTTCCGCTGCCCGGACTCGTCCGGCAACCCGTACCTGGCGTTCTCCGCGATGATGATGGCCGGCCTCGACGGGATCAAGAACAAGATCGAGCCGCCGGAGCCCATCGACAAGGACCTCTACGAGCTGCCGCCCGAGGAGGCCAAGAACGTCAAGCTGGTCCCCGGCGACCTGGGCACGGTGCTCGAGACCCTGGAAGCCGACCACGACTACCTGCTGGAGGGCGGTGTCTTCACGCCCGACGTGATCGACACCTGGGTCTCCTACAAGCGCGAGAACGAGATCGACCCGCTGCGGCTGCGCCCGCACCCGTACGAGTTCTCGCTGTACTACGACGTGTGA
- a CDS encoding RDD family protein: MARWTGEWLPGAGDGPATADQQAPRWRGERLGLPESGVGSAAGGGSRLLALIVDLVLASLVTAIFVRYDLQDSAAMQTFNLWAGVVWAAITTVSAAFFGFTPAMGMFGIRVARLDGASMVGPWRAAVRMVLTVVIIPAAVRNIDGRSWLDRLTGTVVVRMR; the protein is encoded by the coding sequence GTGGCTAGATGGACGGGTGAATGGCTGCCGGGCGCCGGCGACGGCCCCGCGACCGCTGATCAACAGGCACCGCGATGGCGCGGCGAACGGCTCGGCCTGCCCGAGTCCGGCGTCGGCTCCGCGGCGGGCGGCGGCTCGCGGCTGCTGGCGCTGATCGTCGACCTCGTGCTCGCTTCCCTGGTCACGGCGATCTTCGTCCGCTACGACCTGCAGGACTCGGCCGCGATGCAGACGTTCAACCTGTGGGCGGGCGTCGTCTGGGCGGCCATCACCACGGTGTCGGCCGCGTTCTTCGGCTTCACCCCCGCGATGGGCATGTTCGGCATCCGCGTAGCTCGCCTCGACGGCGCGTCCATGGTCGGCCCGTGGCGCGCGGCGGTGCGCATGGTGCTCACGGTGGTGATCATCCCGGCGGCGGTGCGCAATATCGACGGCCGCAGCTGGCTCGATCGGCTCACCGGCACCGTTGTGGTCCGGATGCGCTGA
- a CDS encoding DUF4191 domain-containing protein yields the protein MAGKQDKEAAKLAKKEKRAASKARRGQLFEAFKMQRKEDPLLIPWMAGSIIVVAGVLFGVGFIFNIQWALLPLGVVLGILLAVIIFGRRVQRTVYSKADGQPGAAAWALENLRGRWKVTPTVAATTQLDAVHRVLGGPGVILVAEGAPHRVKTLLAQEKKRVSRLVGDTPIYDMTIGHEENQVPLKKLQNHLMKLPRNLKPNQVDALEAKLAALGNRGAAMPKGPMPAGAKMRNVQRTIRRR from the coding sequence ATGGCGGGAAAGCAGGACAAGGAAGCGGCCAAGCTGGCCAAGAAGGAGAAGCGCGCGGCCAGCAAGGCCCGGCGCGGGCAGCTCTTCGAAGCGTTCAAGATGCAACGCAAAGAGGATCCGCTGCTCATCCCCTGGATGGCCGGCTCGATCATCGTCGTCGCCGGCGTGCTGTTCGGCGTGGGCTTCATCTTCAACATCCAGTGGGCGCTGCTCCCGCTGGGCGTCGTGCTGGGCATCCTGCTCGCCGTGATCATCTTCGGGCGCCGGGTGCAGCGCACGGTCTACTCGAAGGCCGACGGGCAGCCGGGTGCCGCGGCGTGGGCGCTGGAGAACCTCCGTGGCCGCTGGAAGGTGACGCCGACGGTGGCCGCCACCACGCAGCTCGACGCCGTGCACCGCGTGCTCGGCGGACCGGGCGTCATCCTCGTGGCCGAGGGCGCGCCGCATCGGGTCAAGACGCTGCTCGCGCAGGAGAAGAAGCGAGTGTCGCGGCTGGTGGGCGACACCCCGATCTACGACATGACCATCGGGCACGAAGAGAACCAGGTCCCGCTGAAGAAGCTTCAGAACCACCTGATGAAGCTGCCCCGCAACCTCAAACCGAACCAGGTGGACGCCCTCGAGGCGAAGCTCGCCGCCCTCGGCAACCGCGGCGCGGCCATGCCGAAGGGCCCGATGCCGGCCGGCGCGAAGATGCGGAACGTGCAGCGCACCATCCGCCGCCGCTGA